The Saprospiraceae bacterium genome includes a window with the following:
- a CDS encoding TonB-dependent receptor: MFRRPILFFVTFLFLTLTISLHSQQISGRLMDAKTEEPLPGVLITLYPTTKTVYTNGSGNFRFLNVEAGSYELKVSHGSELITLQSVLMGDDDNLLGSIPVDFLSSFVAATEITVIDVTDLSGIESENDNFSSLLTAGRDVFSNSAAFNLSSGRFRPRGYFNEDSEMIMNGMVMNDQDDGRVLWTAWSGLNDVMRGQTLALNLASNDYTFGGVGGATFVDLRAGSQRAQTRISYSNSNRTYQHRLMVSHGSGMIKNGWAYSAAVSHRYADSGYMPGTYMQGTSYFLSVDKKLSASHTLNFVTFGTPQRRGRSTGSFQELYDLTDDNYYNPNWGLQNGEVRNSREYRINQPVAMLRHDWKVGAKTNVLTTLGVQWGTFGSTRLDWFEAPDPRPDYYRKLPSFSTNPQTADLIRAAYINDINVRQVDWAGLYAANQTRFLSVENANGIAGNTVSGKLAAYIVEEEHFDNQKINFNSIFNTPLTSDIVLTGGIQYLSEKVHNYRKVDDLLGADFYVDFNRFALRDFPDSDAARQNDLNNPNRILKEGDIFGYNFDIVTDKMAAWSQAVYTGRIFDVFGAVNIAQQSFFRRGYTKVGIFPDDSFGDSEKQSFFNYGLKGGFTYKLDGRNYFLVNASYRTRAPFARETYVSPRTRDQLVEGLTNERITSAEVSYNLRYPGLKGRISAFYTDYKDQISSNVFYHDELRTFVNYVMNGINKRHTGIEGGLEAKLNAAFSFTLAGSIGEYYYTSRPTATIARDNSSESLVKDRTVFINNYYVAGSPQSAGTFGINYNNPRFWFVNVNFNLFGNNYLDFNPDRRTSLGVDGINPQEEEELFFKVIDQEKLPGAYTIDVFMGKSWRIGRQYFLNVNLNVANVLNRTDFITGGFEQLRFDYENKDVNRFPPRYFYAFGANYNLNIALRF, encoded by the coding sequence ATGTTTAGACGACCCATTCTATTTTTTGTTACATTTCTATTTCTTACTCTAACTATATCATTACACAGCCAGCAAATTTCAGGCAGGTTGATGGATGCCAAAACAGAAGAACCTTTGCCTGGTGTACTCATCACTTTATATCCGACTACCAAGACGGTTTATACCAATGGATCAGGAAATTTCAGGTTTTTGAATGTAGAAGCTGGCAGCTATGAACTTAAAGTCAGTCACGGTAGTGAATTAATAACTTTACAATCAGTTTTGATGGGTGACGATGATAATCTTTTGGGAAGTATTCCGGTGGATTTTTTGTCATCTTTTGTTGCTGCCACGGAAATTACGGTGATAGACGTCACCGATTTATCCGGGATTGAGAGTGAAAATGATAACTTTTCAAGTTTGTTAACTGCCGGTCGGGATGTATTCTCTAATTCAGCAGCTTTTAATCTCAGTTCAGGCAGATTTCGTCCTCGTGGTTATTTTAATGAAGATTCAGAAATGATTATGAATGGAATGGTCATGAATGATCAGGATGATGGTCGTGTATTGTGGACAGCATGGAGTGGATTGAATGATGTGATGAGAGGACAAACATTGGCACTCAATCTGGCATCCAATGATTACACTTTTGGTGGAGTAGGAGGGGCAACTTTTGTGGATCTGAGAGCTGGGTCCCAGAGAGCTCAAACAAGGATAAGTTACAGTAATTCCAATCGTACTTATCAGCACAGACTGATGGTTAGTCATGGTTCCGGTATGATCAAAAATGGTTGGGCATACTCCGCAGCCGTCTCACATAGATACGCAGATAGTGGATATATGCCCGGAACATACATGCAGGGAACAAGCTATTTTCTTTCAGTGGATAAAAAATTATCAGCTTCTCATACCTTAAATTTTGTTACATTCGGAACTCCGCAGCGACGGGGCAGATCCACAGGTAGCTTTCAGGAATTGTATGATCTGACAGATGACAATTACTACAATCCGAACTGGGGCCTACAAAACGGTGAAGTCAGGAATTCAAGAGAATATCGGATTAATCAGCCTGTTGCAATGCTGAGACATGACTGGAAAGTAGGTGCAAAAACAAATGTACTAACAACTTTAGGCGTTCAGTGGGGAACTTTCGGATCTACCCGATTAGACTGGTTTGAAGCTCCGGATCCAAGACCTGATTATTACCGTAAATTACCATCTTTTTCAACCAACCCGCAAACAGCTGACTTAATAAGAGCCGCATATATTAATGATATAAATGTGCGGCAAGTTGATTGGGCTGGACTTTATGCTGCAAATCAGACAAGATTTCTTTCGGTCGAAAATGCCAACGGGATAGCAGGAAATACAGTTTCAGGAAAATTGGCGGCATACATTGTAGAAGAAGAACATTTTGATAATCAAAAAATTAACTTTAACAGTATTTTTAATACACCGCTAACATCCGATATTGTATTGACAGGAGGTATACAGTATTTAAGTGAAAAAGTACATAATTACAGAAAAGTTGACGATCTTTTGGGGGCTGATTTTTATGTCGATTTCAACAGATTTGCTTTAAGAGATTTTCCGGATAGTGACGCAGCAAGACAAAATGACCTGAATAATCCAAACAGAATACTGAAAGAAGGAGATATTTTTGGGTATAATTTTGACATTGTAACTGATAAAATGGCTGCTTGGTCACAGGCAGTTTATACAGGTAGAATATTTGATGTGTTTGGCGCAGTCAATATAGCTCAACAATCTTTTTTCAGAAGAGGATATACAAAAGTAGGTATTTTTCCGGACGATTCTTTTGGCGATTCAGAAAAACAATCCTTTTTTAATTATGGTCTGAAAGGAGGTTTCACTTATAAATTGGATGGGAGAAATTATTTTCTTGTCAATGCTTCATACAGAACCAGAGCACCGTTTGCAAGAGAAACATATGTGTCACCCAGAACAAGAGACCAGCTCGTGGAAGGCTTGACCAATGAAAGGATAACATCTGCGGAGGTTTCATATAATTTGCGTTATCCGGGGTTAAAAGGGAGGATTTCTGCTTTTTATACGGATTATAAAGACCAGATTTCAAGTAATGTATTTTATCATGATGAACTAAGAACATTTGTAAATTATGTTATGAATGGAATTAACAAAAGGCATACAGGTATAGAAGGTGGATTGGAGGCAAAGTTAAATGCTGCTTTTTCTTTTACATTAGCGGGGTCGATTGGAGAATATTATTATACTTCGCGGCCTACAGCAACCATAGCAAGAGACAACAGTTCTGAATCATTAGTGAAAGACAGAACTGTTTTTATCAATAACTATTATGTTGCGGGGAGTCCACAGTCGGCAGGTACATTTGGCATCAATTACAACAATCCCCGATTCTGGTTTGTGAATGTAAATTTTAATTTATTTGGAAATAATTATCTTGATTTTAATCCCGACAGAAGAACTTCATTAGGAGTAGATGGTATTAATCCTCAGGAAGAAGAAGAATTATTTTTTAAGGTGATTGATCAGGAGAAACTACCCGGAGCATACACTATTGATGTATTTATGGGAAAATCCTGGCGGATAGGCAGACAATACTTTTTAAATGTTAACCTGAATGTTGCCAATGTTTTAAACAGAACAGACTTTATAACCGGTGGATTCGAGCAGTTGAGATTTGATTATGAAAACAAGGATGTTAATAGATTTCCACCGAGGTATTTTTATGCATTCGGGGCAAATTATAACCTGAACATTGCTTTAAGATTTTAA